A window of Nocardioidaceae bacterium genomic DNA:
CGCGTACGCCGCCCTCCGACGGGTCGACCCCGGCACGGTGGTGCCGGACGGTGGCGCCGAGGTCGCGGCGGGCGTCAGCGCCTTCACCGAGGCGGTCGAGGCCGACGCGCGGCGCCGGCAGGCCGAGCAGCGCGGCCCGGCGTACGTCGCCGACTACTCCACGCGCCCGCCCATCGAGCAGCTCGCGTTCACCCACATGAAGCGCGCCGACCTCGACGAGGTGCGTCGCGAGATCTACCCTCTGTCGCGGCGACTCGCCTCGCGGCTGACCCGGGCCCACAGCGACCGTCGCCGCGGACCGGTCGACGTGCGCTCCACGATGCGCCACGCGATGAGCACCGGCGGGGTGCCGGTCGACCTGCGGCACCGACCGAAGCGGCCGGGGCGTACGGACCTCGTCGTGCTGTGCGACGTGTCGAGCTCGGTGGCGAACTTCGCCTCCTTCACCCTGCTGCTGGTCTTCGCGCTGCGCGAGCAGTTCAACCGGGTGCGCGCGTTCACGTTCGTGGACCAGGTGACCGAGGTGACCGACTGGTTCTCACCCGGCGACGACGTCGCCGAGACGATGACGGTGCTGCGGGAGTCCGCCGCGCACGCCAGCCGGTTCGGGCGCACCAACTACGGACGTGCCTTCCGCTCCTTCGCCGCGCAGTTCCCCGACGCCCTCGACCCGCGTACGTCCCTGCTGGTGCTCGGCGACGCCCGCTCCAACCACGCCGACCTGCACCTGGACGTGCTGCGCGGCATGGTCGAGGACGCCCGGCACGCCTACTGGCTCAACCCCGAGGCGCGTCGCCAGTGGGGCACCGGCGACTCGGCGGCGTGGGAGCTCGGCACCGTCGTGCCGATGCGGGAGTGCCGCAACCTCGAGCAGCTCGGCGAGTTCGTGCACGACCTCGCCTGAACCTCGCCTGAACCTCACCCGAACCACTGGCGCGGATGTGACCGGTGAGGCACCCTTCGCTCATGTCCGGTCGCGTACGCCGTCCCCGCCTGCTGACCCGCGCGCTGGCGGCTGCCTGCGCAGCGGCACTCGTCGCACCCCTCGGTGCCGGACCGGCCCAGGCCGCCGGCTCGACCTCGGGCGGCGGCCCGGGCCTGCGCCCGGTGGTGCTGGTCGGCAACAACTGGGCGGGCACGATCGACGTGCTCACCCCGGGCTCGTGGCGCAACGTGGCGCGGATCGACGCGATCCCCGACGAGCGCCGTCGCCTCGCCGAGATCGCGACGGACCCCGAGCGGCTCGCCTTCTTCAACCTGATCGCGCTGGCGATCGGCGAGGGCAACAACCAGTACGTCGACGACATGTACCTCACCCCCGACGGCCGCAACGTCGTGGTCTCGCGGCCGAGCTTTGCCGACGTCGTCTCGATCGACCTGCGGACCGGTCGTCTGGCCTGGCGGTTCGAGGTCGACGGGCAGCGCAGCGACCACATGGCGGTCTCCCCCGACGGCACCGAGGTCGCGGTCTCGGCCTCCACCGGCAACGTCGTGCACGTCCTCGACATCCGCACCGGACGGGAGAAGTGGACCTTCCCCTCCGGTGACAGCCCGCACGAGA
This region includes:
- a CDS encoding VWA domain-containing protein, which encodes MSLLDQHLAFLDGLREAGLPVSLAEGLDAVHAVEAVGVASRTDLRRAYAATLVKRAAHQAAFDVLFDLYFPPAIGEGVLGDGDLAAEDDAEGERRPPTDAEALADLRERLAALLLPAGSGEGGGEGGGVGGGHADAGHLDRRSAMEALAREAVSRFGRLGARPDQGQQFSAYAALRRVDPGTVVPDGGAEVAAGVSAFTEAVEADARRRQAEQRGPAYVADYSTRPPIEQLAFTHMKRADLDEVRREIYPLSRRLASRLTRAHSDRRRGPVDVRSTMRHAMSTGGVPVDLRHRPKRPGRTDLVVLCDVSSSVANFASFTLLLVFALREQFNRVRAFTFVDQVTEVTDWFSPGDDVAETMTVLRESAAHASRFGRTNYGRAFRSFAAQFPDALDPRTSLLVLGDARSNHADLHLDVLRGMVEDARHAYWLNPEARRQWGTGDSAAWELGTVVPMRECRNLEQLGEFVHDLA